The Ananas comosus cultivar F153 linkage group 24, ASM154086v1, whole genome shotgun sequence DNA window CGATGACTTTGGCGGCGCGCTGAGCCCACCGATCCCGTGTAGCGACCAACTACTCTGCGAGCCTGAGAGCACCTCTAGCGATGTCATCGGCCGGCCCTTGGTCTACATTCAGGTTACGTCAAGCAAGTAGTCATGCATATTTGctataaaaacttaaactatcagaaaatgatattttttaatatcgatctccatatataataaatattacagGTGACACGGCTCGCGTGCGGAGGGTTTGTCTTCTGCATCCAGATATGCCACTGCATGGCTGACGCAGCAGGGCTGGTGCAGTTCATGATGGCGATGGGCGAGCTGGCGCAAGGGACCACCGCGCCCGCGGTGCCACCGGTGTGGGCCCGGGAGATACTAAACGCCCGGTCCCCGCCGCGCGTCACGCATCCACACCCGGAGTACGAGCAGGTCCCTGACCCCACCAAGGACCGCATCTCCCCCGCCGATGTTCTGGCCCAACGGCCGTTCTTCTTCGGCGAGAAGGAGATATTGGCATTGCGTTGCCAGGCGCCCGCGCACCTGCGAGCGACCTGCTCTCGATTCGACATGATCGCCGCCTATGTCTGGCGGTGCCGCACGATCGCGTTGGGCTACGATTCAGAAGACGAAGTCCGAATACAATTCGTAGTGAACGCGAGGGGGAAGAGGAACAATGCGCTGGGCCGAGCCCCGATGCTCCCCCTGGGGTTCTACGGTAACGCTTTCGCGTTCACGGTGGCATCTTCGACCGCAGGGGAGCTGTGTCGGAAGCCATTCAGCTATGCGCTTGAGCTGGTGGCGGCCGCAAAGGCGCGATCGGCAGCGGTCGACCACTTGCAGTCGGTGGCCGACCTCATGGTGCTGAAAGGGCGGCCACGGTTCGCGACGGCGCGAACTTACTTGGTTTCCGACCTGACGAAATCAGGGTTGGAGGAACTCGACTTTGGGTGGGGGAAGGGGATATACGGCGGCCCTGCGACCGCGATGTTGGCGACATTCCACATCCCAGTGCGGAGCGCGGGAGGGGAGAGGGGGATACTGGTGCCGGTGCGGCTTCCGGAGTTCGCCATGGAGAGGTTTGTGGTGGAGATGAAGAGGGGGCTAGTgatgaaggaggaggaggagagccgTGGCTATGGAGGCCAACAATATGCTACGGTTGGGTCTACGTGCATGGCCATGTCCAAATTGTAGGCTTAGTTATTTTGGATTCGCACGCACGTACTTGCATGCATGAGGCAATGTACTGCATGCAGAACTTAGACTCGAACTCGGGACTCGGGCTCACTTGGGTCTATTCGTAGTGTGTTTACAACCAATTTTTACCTATTTTTGTGCCGCTTGGTTTAGTTGAATCAAAATATNGTATATATACACTGTGCCCCTTAAGGGGGACACCAAAACCCTAATTACTGCACCGTATTGCGTCTCTTGATACACACTGCAACGTGTTTTATAAATACCGCTATATTTATTAACAAGTTAATTAACGTACcagtatatatatgaaattttggTGGCGTTGCTTCGATCTATcctttatctatatatatgacTCACTTGTACTGTACCCCTTATCTGGAATACACCAACGCTAAGTACGTACGTAGTACACCGTGTTGCCCCTGTTTATACACGCTAGATAGCTACAAATATTTTCTATACCTCTACGTACATTTATTTGTGAATTAAAGTACGTACCAGTGGATCGATCTGATCTCTTTTATCTGTGTGACTCGCGTGTACTGTGTCCCTCGCGTGGAACAACAATTAGTCTTATTACTACAACGTACTGCGCCTGCTTATACacactgtaaaaataaaatacgtaCGTCAATGTCCCACACGCACGTTGAAACAACGAGTTGACCAACAAGCTACATGCATAGATCGCGTCTCCCAACTGTTTTTTTGACTTTTCCGAACTACGTTTTGCTATAAATTAATCAACCATTGCATGCATTTGCCTCTTACAATATCTCACTCTCACACCAAACTACTTGTTTACTAGTTACTACTACGTCTGAACGTTAGCTCCTTTTCTCTCTAGCAAGATatatatctctttctctctcttctatatatggCGCAGTGCTCTCTCACATTCAACGCTCGTCGGAGCGAAGCCGTGCTCGTGGCGCCGGAAAAGCCAACGCCTTACAAGCTCAAGCCACTCTCCGACATCGACGATCAACGCGGCCTGCGCTTCTACCGCTCCGGCGTCCTCTTCTACCGCAAGAACCCTGCCCAATCCGGTTGCGACCCGGCCGCAGTCATAAAGCAGTCCCTCGCCGAGGCCCTCGTCTACTACTACCCCCTCGCGGGCCGCCTTCGTGCTGGCCCCGATGATAAGCTTATTGTCGAGTGCACCGGCGAGGGCGCCGTCTTCGTGGAGGCCGAGGCCGACGTCCGGCTCGAGGACTTTGATGGTGAGCTGAGCCCGCCAATCCCGTGTAACGACCAACTACTCTGCGAGCCCGAGAGCGCCTCTAGTAGTGTCATCGGCCGGCCCTTGGTCTACATTCAAGTTACACACGTCATGCAGCCAATCATGCATTTTTActataaaagtttaagctgttaaaaaataatgtttttaatatctatgtttataatatttaatattacagGTGACACGGCTCGTATGCGGAGGGTTCATCCTCGGCGTCCAGTTGTGCCATTGTATGGCAGACGCCGTGGGGCTGATGCAGTTCGTGATGGCGATGTTCGAGATGGCGGCGGGGGCCGCTGAGCCCACCATACCGCCCGTGTGGGCCCGAGAGATACTAAATGCCCGGTCCCCGCCGTGCGTCACGCACCCGCACCCGGAGTATGAGGAGGTTCCCGACCCCACCAAGGACCGCATCTCTCCCGCCGACGTTCTGGCCCACCGGCCTTTCTTCTTCGGCGAGAAGGAGATGTCGGCATTGCGTCGCCAGGTGCCCGCGCACCTGCGCGGGACCTGCTCTCGCTTAGACATGATCGCCGCCTATGTCTGGCGTTGCCGCACGATCGCGTTGGGCTACGATCCAGAAGACGAAGTCGGAGCACAGTTCGTAGTGAACGCAAGGGGGAAGAGGAACAATGCGCAGGGCCGATCCCCGGTGCTCCCTCGCGGATTCTACGGTTACGCTTTCGTGTTCACGGTGGCATCGTCGACCGCGGGGGAGCTGTGCCGGATGCCGTTCAGCTACGCACTTGAGCTGGTGGCGGCCGCGAAGGCGCGGTCGGCAGCTGACGACCACTTGCAGTCGGTGGCCGACCTCATGGTGCTGAAAGGGCGGCCGCGGTTCGCGACGGCGCGAACTTACTTGGTTTCCGACCTGACGAAAATGGGGTTGGACGAACTCGACTTCGGGTGGGGGACGGTGGTATACGCCGGTCCCGCGACCGCGATGTTGGCCACGTTCCACTTACCAGCGCGGAGCGCCGAAGGGGAAAGGGGGATACTGGTGCCGGTGTGGCTTCCGGAGTTTGCGATAGAGAGATTCGTGGCGGAGATGGAGAGGGGGATATTGATGATGGAGGGTGAGAGCCATGGCTTTGGAGGCCGACAATATACCACGGTTGGGTCCACGTGCATGGCCATGTCCAAAATGTAGGGTTAATTATTGTGGATTCGCACGTACTTATATACTTGCATGCATAAGCCAGACTCGGGTTCGAGCTCAGGGCTCAGGCTCGGGCTCGGGCTTGGGCTCACTTGGGTCTATTAATTTGTGGTGTGTTTGCAACCATTATTACCTATTTAATTTAGTGTCGTACTTGGTTTTAGTTGAACGGCAATATCTTATGTAATTAACGAgtgttatttgttaaaaaaaaaacctttactTTAATTTGTCAATATAAATAATCACGTTGAAATTTGGAGAGGggactagctagctagctagctagtaatTTTCCCTCAAATATTGTGCttcatatttgaaatttgagttacatgtcgttttttttattataaatattgtttgcttcttttttttttatttattttgttagtaACTATAACATTTTATTATCTGTAATAGTAacttgataaatatatatatatatattatatattatatatatatatatatattatatattatatatatatatatatatatatatatatatatatatatatacgactATATCTGCATGCCTTGCCCGTTTATGACTGCAAAACTATactgcatatataatatatgaaaagcCTAGGATGATCGAGTAGAATGCGATCTGTATGAAAGCACTAAGATGAGTAGAGAATGCTCTGATTTATACCGGTTACAAGACAGGCTGAGACTTACCAGCGCCAGGAGGAACGGTATTAGAGACTGTTATGATTTGATATGAACTAGATCATGAGCACTGCTCAGGGGACCAGGACAGAATCAACATCCGCCGCGACTGCCACCTAATGCTCATGTGGGAGCTAACAGTGGCTGCTGCACTGGTATACTTGTCCTCGCCGACGGATAtatgcagcagctgctgctgctgctatacTACAACTGCTCAGGACACATTAGCTGCAGAGTCAGCGTATAATTCAGGCAAGTAGGAGGCCGGCTCGGCAAGCCTTGCAAATTTTTCGAAGATTTAACGCGTAGAGTTCAATGGATAGAACGCCGATATGTGGGTGGTAGAGGCTAATTAGGTCAATGCGATGGAAAAGCTGTTTAAGGACTTGTTTATTGTAGAGCGGGATAGGGCGTGGCATATATGCAGATTTAGtcattgaatatatataaaaaacttctaatgtacttattattatttttatatactataaaatataaaacaaccaCTACATTCATAAGTAAATAGAATAAATATTAACACTGGTGTACGTAGTAGCCGCCGCGGCAGGGATGTTTATCACTACGATAATTCATCAtctatagtataatatatatatataatataatatttacatTATCTTACGACAATTCTTCTTGATTATTctaatttcaatatatatttaaaatattatatatatatatatatatatagttgagctatgatacttttacaagtatcaccatcatggtgctattaggttttaagccattggatctactttttgattattaatagcccttggattaaatactattccacctaccaccacctaccaccacctaccatcatcatctcaacctcacatctctccatccaagggctaaaaacacacaagtatcacccccatgatacttttacaagtattctagccctactctatatatatatatatatatatagtttgaagaTCAAAAAGAGACGAGAAAAATGAACaccgataaaaaataaagtaaaacaaaataaaataaaacaaatcaatCATACTATGAAATATGATTTATTGATTATATTTATCACAAACTGTATATTATTGTATTGGACAATGTacattatttaattagttagttgAACCTACTTTTTTGTCGACCGTAGCGAAGCCATGAGAAAGGGTTGTGATGGATAAAATTTGTACTTTTGTTTTTGTCCTGTTCAGCCTTTTTTTCCGTTTCTATAATGGATTGATGAtaatattatgttttttataattatggGCCTATTTTTTTCAGATAGATgtctcaaatataatttttgaaatgaaTCCAAATTAAAGTTTTACCACTTTATGCActtatatttcattattaattttttttttcccctcaaatTTTAGACGCTCCAAATTAAGAAGAACAGAGGataaaaatcaaaagagaagatttgaatatatttatttcttatcaaaatcaaaataaatttagagaaaaaaattaattcaaaaaattaccaAATTTAACAACTTAGATACTAAAGcaggttaaaattttttaaaaaaagacaaagaataaaatattttttcctcccacaaaaaaaaaaattccatatcCTCAAATCCAATCCGTCCTTTAATTTTCACTCTCTTTTTCCTACACTTCTACAATTTCCCGTTCCTTACTCTCTTTTTCtacttttggttttttttttttaatttctctattttttatttttattttttggggatTGGGTCTCTACTATTCCATACCCTACGCATGCAGTCACTGTTGTTGCCGCCGCTTACGATGGGttcataaccttttttttttttatggtgtgTTGTGGCTTCGAACCTATTCAATGGAGcagagagaggggaggagacAAGTAGAGATGAAGATGAAAGGGACGGGTCGTGAGATTACCAAGCACACCTTAAACGCACATGACATACGAGCGTGGTGGAAACAGGAATTTTCGCAAACATGAGAGACCAAAATAATCATAGAAAACAATAGCACGAGAATAACAAAacaataaagaaaacaaaagagcaTAAGAACACAAGATTTACGTAGTTCGGTCAATCATGAGTCGACCTACGTCCACGGGTAAGACCACCGCAATATTTTCTTCCACTAATTCACCgcacaaaaaatacaaaaaaaatagattggATTACAAAAAACTCTCTCTTAGAAGCTCTCCACGTTTTCCTCTCATCTAGGATATTTTCAAGGAAGcttataatctaaaatattaattataaaggTTTATAtaactctaaaattttagttctagtagaaaataattttcgccTTCCATCTAAATCTGATTCATATATAGTTACCATGCAATATCCTTTTGATAATACTCTTTAAAGTGATTATGCActatttctaatcttttaaaataagattaaattCAATTAGAGTCAAACAGAAGATGGATATACAGTGAGAAAGAAAGAGTAGGGATAGAGAGGCccggtaaaaatgtataaaaatacaTATGTGATGCTCCATGAAACGGTCaaagcaaaaatattttatatcacaccgaccgtccctagagcaagtggcaaatggcttggtggttggtacctgagacccaagtttgaatcctagttgattcacatttccggctaagtgtggtttcgcactttctcactttagtaccctatagtttaaagtgtatcaatttagtaccatataattttgcactttctcactttagtactatatgctttcaagtgtatcaagttagtaccccgtggttttctttttgtatcaatttagtatcctgcggttttcattttatctttttattatccattttgggatatataatttaacgaaatattaaaccacagagtactaaagtgagaaagtgcgaaaccacatggcactaacttgatatacttgaaaccacaggtactaaagtgaaaaagtgcgaaatcatatatactaacttgatacactttaaaccatagggtactaaaatgagaaagtgcgaaaccacacggggtatttgaagtttctcctGACGTGACtgaattatatatagaatatatccTTTAATATCGAGTTTAATGACTCACTTGTACTGTGCCCGT harbors:
- the LOC109728478 gene encoding benzyl alcohol O-benzoyltransferase-like is translated as MAQFSLTFTARRSEAVLVAPAKSTPYELKPLSDIDDQHGLRFYRSGILFFRNNPAQSGRDPAAVIKRSLAEALVYYYPLAGQLCAGPSDKLIVECTGDGAVFVEADADVRLDDFGGALSPPIPCSDQLLCEPESTSSDVIGRPLVYIQVTRLACGGFVFCIQICHCMADAAGLVQFMMAMGELAQGTTAPAVPPVWAREILNARSPPRVTHPHPEYEQVPDPTKDRISPADVLAQRPFFFGEKEILALRCQAPAHLRATCSRFDMIAAYVWRCRTIALGYDSEDEVRIQFVVNARGKRNNALGRAPMLPLGFYGNAFAFTVASSTAGELCRKPFSYALELVAAAKARSAAVDHLQSVADLMVLKGRPRFATARTYLVSDLTKSGLEELDFGWGKGIYGGPATAMLATFHIPVRSAGGERGILVPVRLPEFAMERFVVEMKRGLVMKEEEESRGYGGQQYATVGSTCMAMSKL
- the LOC109728479 gene encoding benzyl alcohol O-benzoyltransferase-like, encoding MAQCSLTFNARRSEAVLVAPEKPTPYKLKPLSDIDDQRGLRFYRSGVLFYRKNPAQSGCDPAAVIKQSLAEALVYYYPLAGRLRAGPDDKLIVECTGEGAVFVEAEADVRLEDFDGELSPPIPCNDQLLCEPESASSSVIGRPLVYIQVTRLVCGGFILGVQLCHCMADAVGLMQFVMAMFEMAAGAAEPTIPPVWAREILNARSPPCVTHPHPEYEEVPDPTKDRISPADVLAHRPFFFGEKEMSALRRQVPAHLRGTCSRLDMIAAYVWRCRTIALGYDPEDEVGAQFVVNARGKRNNAQGRSPVLPRGFYGYAFVFTVASSTAGELCRMPFSYALELVAAAKARSAADDHLQSVADLMVLKGRPRFATARTYLVSDLTKMGLDELDFGWGTVVYAGPATAMLATFHLPARSAEGERGILVPVWLPEFAIERFVAEMERGILMMEGESHGFGGRQYTTVGSTCMAMSKM